A window of Acidobacteriota bacterium contains these coding sequences:
- a CDS encoding flagellar motor protein MotB — protein MKREPSQRLSTVFAVTGALVLSLGLAACGHKTAPPPPAPPAPAAAPAPTVTLEATPTSVESGSSSTLQWTSTNAANVQLNGEAVNLNGSQPVSPSDSTTYEVVATSSDGRTATASARVTVTAAAAPTAAPTPNATNESSFAEVVRDAFFDFNMSTIRPDAEAVLSADAAFLKAHPGFQINIVGHCDPRGTAEYNLALGARRSAAVKAYLISQGIDASRISSTTVGKEQPFCTEATEDCYQLDRRGHVVKGQ, from the coding sequence ATGAAACGTGAACCTTCACAACGTTTATCCACCGTGTTCGCCGTGACAGGGGCTCTGGTGCTGAGCCTGGGCCTGGCCGCGTGCGGGCATAAAACCGCACCCCCGCCGCCGGCGCCGCCGGCACCCGCGGCGGCTCCGGCGCCCACCGTGACGCTGGAAGCGACGCCGACCTCGGTTGAGAGCGGCTCCAGCAGCACTCTGCAGTGGACTTCGACCAACGCCGCCAACGTGCAATTGAACGGCGAGGCCGTGAACCTGAACGGCAGCCAGCCGGTCAGCCCCAGCGACTCGACGACCTATGAAGTGGTGGCCACGAGTTCGGACGGCCGCACCGCGACGGCTTCGGCCCGGGTGACGGTGACGGCTGCGGCGGCGCCCACGGCAGCACCAACGCCCAACGCCACCAACGAGTCGAGCTTTGCGGAAGTCGTGCGCGACGCCTTCTTCGACTTCAACATGAGCACCATCCGGCCGGATGCCGAAGCTGTGCTGTCGGCTGATGCGGCTTTTCTGAAAGCGCATCCTGGCTTCCAGATCAACATTGTGGGCCACTGCGATCCGCGCGGCACGGCGGAGTACAATCTGGCACTGGGCGCGCGGCGTTCAGCGGCGGTGAAGGCGTATCTGATTTCCCAGGGCATCGACGCCAGCCGCATCAGCTCGACCACGGTGGGCAAAGAGCAGCCCTTCTGCACCGAGGCCACCGAGGACTGCTACCAGCTCGACCGGCGCGGTCACGTGGTGAAGGGGCAGTAG
- a CDS encoding cytochrome c: protein MTKGLVIAGMIVLLVLGGGAAVWVHSAHGFSAKAKPTWIEAELAQLSRRLALPSSKADVKNPDPATPQQLAAAGHLFATQCAVCHNTNGDGHTTMGQSMYPHVPDLRGLTQNKSDGTLFYTIRNGIRMSGMPAWSQESDPQIWGLVNLIRTFKPNPR from the coding sequence ATGACCAAGGGCCTCGTCATTGCAGGCATGATCGTGCTGCTGGTGCTGGGCGGCGGCGCCGCTGTTTGGGTGCACAGCGCCCACGGCTTCAGCGCCAAGGCAAAGCCGACCTGGATCGAGGCCGAACTGGCCCAGCTCAGCCGCCGCCTGGCGCTGCCCTCCAGCAAAGCTGACGTCAAAAATCCCGATCCGGCGACGCCGCAGCAGTTGGCCGCGGCCGGGCATTTGTTCGCCACCCAGTGTGCCGTCTGCCATAACACCAACGGCGATGGCCATACTACAATGGGCCAATCCATGTATCCCCACGTCCCCGATTTGCGCGGCCTGACGCAGAACAAGAGCGACGGCACTCTGTTCTACACCATCCGCAACGGCATTCGCATGAGCGGCATGCCGGCTTGGAGTCAGGAAAGCGATCCGCAGATATGGGGTCTGGTCAATCTCATCCGGACGTTCAAACCAAACCCACGATGA
- a CDS encoding translocation protein TolB: MGSGQSHPDVQTKPTMKPRLTRCMRILCAVLLLALAGVAQDQANIVITGTSKFHMAVPDFRASSAVPKEVQDTLNQVLWNDLYQSAVVVMVGRSLYTAPVPNSEADLNNASLRSAWSSAPLSVQRLVFGTMDVQAGGLMVSGYLYDVTQPPGGGRLLARRYVNPDTTEGARSIAHHLADDIINALGFGPGIATTQIAYIHSTPGGQQEVWTMDYDGANKQQRTHLKGIIYSPRISPDGTELAFVQSIHGDFQIRLLSLLTNRLLPFPHFRGNLSESPAWSPDGTKLAFASNMSGPNMEIYTINVNGSGLLRLTHSRGYDNVSPAWNPKPPKGSPGGQIAYVSSRANLPQIYIMNADGSDPTRLPLGGFASSPSWSPNGLMLAFAWVRNYGSRNAGAFDIYIWNFGTKNYIQLTHNEQRNDFPSWARDNRHIVFESGPPFHTQLYTVAADGSVPAQLTTSGNNEMPNWGQ, encoded by the coding sequence ATGGGGTCTGGTCAATCTCATCCGGACGTTCAAACCAAACCCACGATGAAACCTCGCTTAACCCGATGCATGCGGATTTTGTGCGCTGTGCTGCTGCTGGCCCTGGCCGGCGTCGCACAGGATCAAGCCAATATTGTTATCACCGGCACCTCCAAATTCCACATGGCCGTCCCGGATTTTCGCGCCAGCAGCGCTGTGCCAAAGGAGGTGCAGGACACGTTGAATCAAGTGCTCTGGAACGACCTCTACCAGTCGGCAGTGGTGGTGATGGTGGGCCGGAGTCTGTACACCGCGCCGGTGCCCAACTCTGAGGCCGACCTGAACAACGCCAGTCTGCGCTCGGCGTGGTCGTCGGCGCCGCTGAGCGTGCAGCGGCTGGTGTTTGGCACGATGGACGTCCAGGCCGGGGGCCTGATGGTGAGTGGCTATCTCTACGATGTGACCCAGCCGCCCGGCGGCGGGCGGCTGCTGGCGCGGCGCTACGTCAATCCCGACACAACCGAAGGCGCGCGTTCGATCGCCCACCACCTCGCCGACGACATTATCAACGCCCTCGGCTTCGGTCCGGGCATCGCCACCACGCAAATTGCCTACATTCACAGTACCCCCGGGGGCCAGCAGGAAGTCTGGACGATGGACTACGATGGCGCCAACAAGCAGCAGCGGACGCACCTGAAGGGCATCATCTATTCGCCCCGGATTTCGCCCGATGGCACCGAGCTGGCCTTCGTGCAGTCCATCCACGGTGACTTTCAGATCCGGTTGCTGTCGCTGCTGACCAACCGGCTGCTGCCCTTCCCGCATTTCCGGGGCAATCTTAGCGAGTCACCCGCCTGGTCGCCAGACGGCACCAAACTGGCCTTTGCTTCCAACATGAGCGGGCCGAACATGGAGATCTACACCATCAACGTCAACGGCAGCGGCTTGCTGCGTCTGACGCACTCCCGCGGCTACGATAACGTCTCGCCCGCCTGGAACCCCAAGCCGCCGAAGGGGAGTCCCGGCGGCCAAATCGCCTACGTCAGCAGCCGCGCGAACCTGCCCCAGATTTACATCATGAATGCCGACGGTAGCGATCCGACGCGGTTGCCGCTGGGCGGCTTTGCCTCCAGCCCCTCCTGGTCACCCAACGGGCTGATGCTGGCCTTCGCCTGGGTGCGGAATTACGGCAGCCGGAACGCCGGGGCCTTCGACATATACATATGGAATTTTGGGACCAAAAATTACATTCAGTTGACTCATAATGAGCAGCGGAACGATTTTCCTAGTTGGGCCCGTGACAACCGGCATATTGTATTTGAATCAGGACCGCCGTTCCACACTCAGCTCTACACCGTCGCAGCGGACGGGTCGGTTCCGGCACAGTTGACCACGAGCGGTAACAATGAAATGCCCAACTGGGGCCAATAA